CATCCTCTGAATAATTGTTCGAGTAATGGAGCAAAGGTTTATACAAGGAACAACGTCAACTATCCTTTAATCCTTACCAACGAAGTGCTCCTGGAGGACGTTTGCTGGTTGTTGTTGTGTTTACAACCCGTGGAAGTAAGATAAGATACTCGGGGAGGAACCAGGAATAAAGGTCAGAGTGATCCAGTTTCTTTAAGTCTCTggctaattttttttttgttctaaaagaaaaataatttgatttttgtgttaaatttaatttaaaagtttcatGTTAATTACCTATTAAGTAATTAAGTTGTTAAGTTGTTGTACATTTTTGAGCTCTTTGGAGTATAGTCCAAAGTTTTgtaattactttattattgagacttttttttttcatttcatttaattattgtaaagaTAGTGGTCAGATTTTGGgggaaaattttggttaatttgttttcgatttttttatattaaattttccgTTCACCTGGTAGAGATCTCAATCAAACGGTGACGTGACGCGGTCAAATTTAGGGTTCATTTTCTTTTGCttatttgttttgaattaatttttttttaccccATTATTTCGGGATACTATTTATTCGTTTCActattcaacattttttatatatatatatatatattattcttttttattattacattgtTGTTTATTGTTcccttaatttaaaaatttaaatgtgcgatataaaattttgatttcctttgattatttcaattttgtttatCTGTTTCTATTGTATCTTTTCTTGCTTTTGTGTTGTCAACCCTTTACGAATATTCGTCAATTTCTCTTCGCAATTAGAGTGATTCGTGGTGTAAATTGCGTGGCGccttttataaatattaccTACCCCTATCTTCACTGGGAAGCCGAGGTACCGCGAATATCGCCATTGTTTAGTGGGGGGTTGATTTTGGatgttttgttaattataaatgCGCTAAtcgtgttgaaaaaaaaaagacgtCATAAACTTTAGTCGTAGGTAGATTTAGCTCACAACGATATGTCTACTCAAACATTATTCATTAACTAGCAGTCTTATACAAACGAAAATCTAGCAAAAAAACTAGCGAAGATAAtgacattttcttttataaaatgaataGAATACATATCAAAGTTGGTATATACAAAAAATCAGAAGTATTTCCGAAAtggtttctaaaataaaaaattttgaagtactgcaaaattttcagattGTCCGACAGCGCGTAACTCTCTCGACTTTAACAGCGTTTTTTGCATACTTCTAATTTTTTACGGTTTAGTTTGACCTGTGTACTAAAATTGTCATTCTTTTTAGTACCGATAATTATCACTTCCCTCttgatttgaaaatgtttaataaaataggTTTTGGCCAGCACAACAGCGTTTCGCCCCACTGTGCACCGGGGACCCCCTTCGTCTTCAGCCATCAGTTCCAGATCGCATCACGTTTGTGTaagtatgaaataaaaaatacaagcTTACTTTTTAGTTTAACATGGAAACACCATAACTTACAGGTATCGGAGGGGGGCCCATCCGTTTCAGGTCACATTGTGCTCGGTAAgtgcaaaaataaaaaacacaggcttactttttgttttaattgtaaaaaccATAACTTACGGGAGTCGGAGGGGGTTCTTCACCCCTTCAGGGGGTTCCCCTCCGTCTTCATCTTCCAGGGCGTCGAGTTATCATTCATTGGATTTATTTGGTTTATTTGGTTCAGATTCTTCGGAGCTTTCAGTACTTCCACTTTCGGAACTGTTTTCTTGCTGGCTGTTTCAGGTTTGGTGTCTGGCTTTGCTTCAGATTCTGGTTTCTCTTCAGATGATTCTTAGGAATTGGTTTCTGAGCTCTTGCTTTCTGCACTTGCAACTTCAGGTTCGTGTTCAGATTCTGGTTTTTCTTTAGCTGATTCGTGAGAATTGCTTCTTGAGCTCTTGCTTTCTAAGTAGTCCTCTGTAAGCAATATGAAGTCTTCTGCAAGTAATATATGGTCTGGTTGATATTAGCACcaacaaatataataataattattattattacagcGTGATTCAAAGAACATCATCAACGGAGTTGCCAAAGCAAGAAAAGTAAAGTTCattgaatttgatttttatttttcctcaTTTCAATTGatgatatacatatatttcaCGAACATAAGAATCTTGGTTGATGCCactatcatttttttaataaccacTCATTTCCTGTAAAGGTAGCCACTCGAGATTAAAAGTATGGTTGTATTGTAATAGCAATTCGAACAATAATCGTAATTAATAGCTGTTATTAATACATACTTAATAAATCAATACAACTTGAAATTAATAGCTTTGATTTTTACACTATAGATAACGTTAGACAAAGGCAATATTAAAACATAGTAGGTGTTGtggtatttcaattaattttaaatgagttttaaaatttatcgaaTTTCTTTCTACGCGGAATTACTTCGAAAATACCTATCTCCAATGAATCCAACAACAATCGCTCTTCTTGATGCCTGAACCTGAACCAGAAACGAAATCGGAACCTGAAATTAGAAACTATGAAACGCAATAACTCTGAAAGTAACACTTTCTAAAGTTATTCTCAAAAATCACCTGAAGAAAATCCACAATCTAAACCTAAGCCAGTAATttgtaaaagtaaaatttttgaatacgaTTTTATTCATTTGATTAACCATACCCACTTAACAatatagatattttattataacatacTCCTTAATATAACGTACGCACTTTTTGATCCCATGTGGATACGTTATAAGCGGAGTGTActttatttagttttctgGCAGTAGTATCAATTCTACTACAGGCAGTATTTAGGCTTCTGTAAACAATATCTAGTGTTTTACATAAAGTATCGTGGCTTTTGTAAACAATAACTATATTTCTGCtagcaatatctagtcctctgtaagcaatatctagtcttttgcaagcaGTATTGCTAATATCATAGATTAATAAATCTTAGATTAATACTATATCAAGTTCTGCTAACAAAATCTGGTCAAAAGACCAGGTATTGCCTGCAATCACTAAacactgcttgcagaagactatatactgcttgaagaagactagatatttcTGTCAGAAACTTAAGTATTATTTACAGAAGTCCCGATACTtcttgtagaagactagatattgtttTGTTGCTGCTGCTTATGTTTCTATCCCAAAGTATTCCATTTGATACCGTGATAGCACTCCTTCCAAGaaagttttattcttttattgcCATGTCTAACGTTTCATCATTTGTGATTTCCACTTctaaatatttgtatttcaTGCACCATTTGATTTGATTCCCATCGTCCAATCTTAGAATTCGTTCCTCTCCTCCAATACTAATATATTCTGTTTTGTTAGTGTTGTTCTCGAGTCCCTAATTCTGATATACGttatataatttatgtaaacGTAATCTTAATAATCCTTTCGCTCATTACTTCCCATGTCGTAATGTACTTTCTATATTTCCGATGTATCAAAATAGAGACTCCTATTTTCTTTTGGAACACCGCTATAAAAGGAGTCATATATTCCAAAATTCCTACAAATTACTGGTTTAGGTTTAGATTGTGGATTTTCTTCAACTGTATCTTGAGAATAACTTTAGGAAGGGTTTGTTTCAGAGTGTTTTTTGAGTTTCAGGTTCTGGTTCAGGTTCAGGCATTAAAAAGAGCGTTTTTAATATATAGTTTAATATTGTCTTTATCTAACCTTATCTAAAGTGTCCCATCCTTTTAAACTCTAGTGGATACCATTACAGGAATTGAgtggttattaaaaaatgattttggcCTCGACCAAAATTCATATTATGACAAATTgatagaaagaaaaataaaaatcaaaatctatCAACCTCAAATAAGTGTATTAATAGGAGTAATTCAGTATCATTTCTTAGTAAGCATTTTTTCAAAGAATACCCACTTGAAACAACATTAATgaacatttctaaaaaaattataacaataaacgcaaataatcaattaataataaagtaatgttgctttaattttttagattaagtTTGATAATTGGACTATATAAGCAAATAATTTCACAAGGTGTCATTATAGGTGTTTTGGATTAGCGCCAGTTATAACAACTACGCTAAATATGAAAGGTAAGCAAGTTCTATtttgtaaatcttttaaaatcgatcaacatttgtcttatttttttcaagttgtgCTTTTATCGTGCGCGGTTATTTTGGCTGCGATCAATTTGGTTCATTCAGAACCAGTTGGAAAATGCCCATCCACAATGAACCCGGAAACAGTCGATTTTCTCGTCGATTCCAGTGACTGCACAGTTTTTTACAAATGTGATTGGGGAAAACCAGTCAAATACGATTGCCCCGATGGATtacatttcaacaaaaaattgaacgTTTGTGATTGGCCAAATCAAGCTGGATGTGAAGGAGGTAACAACGGAGGAGGTGGTGACAGTAGCGAAGTAGGTTCAAGCTCTAGTTCAAGCGAAGAATCTGTAGAAATTCCTGAACCTGAACCAGAACCAGAACCGGAACCCGAACCTGAAGTTCCAAGCGAAGAAAGCAAGAGCTCCGAAAGCAATTCCCAAGAATCATCTGAAGAACAACCAGAACCTGAACCAGAGCCAGAACCAGAACCCGAACCTGAAGTACCAAGCGAAGAAAGCAAAAGCTCTGAAAGCATTTCCCAAGAATCTGAAGAAAAACCAGAACCTGAACCAGAACCCGAACCTGAAGTTCCAAGCGAAGAAAGCAAAAGCTCTGAAAGCAATTCCCAAGAATCATCTGAAAAACCAGAACCTGAACCAGAGCCAGAACCAGAACCTGAAGTTCCAAGCGAAGAAAGCAAAAGCTCTGAAAGCAATTCCCAAGAATCATCTGAAAAACCAGAACCTGAACCAGAGCCAGAACCAGAACCCGAACCTGAAAGACCCAGCGAAGAAAGCAACAGTTCCGAAAGTGGAAGTTCTGGAAGCTCCGATGAAGCTAAACCCAATAAATCAAGTGAAGAACATTCCGGCTCCGGCTCTGATGAAAGCTTCCGTTTCTTACCTAAATTCTTACAAttctaaaaaatctttaaataaaaatgtattgttaaTAATGATGCAAATAATagcaaaatgaaaaataaaattaatttgattaattaaatcttgGAAACTTTTGCTGATTTACTGTTTAAGTTACTACTATCTTTACAAACAATTTCTGGTGTTTATTACCTCTCTGAGAGGGTAACCTATCTGTTAACTACCCGGCCAATAACCTTATAGGGAGGATAAACATATTCGCTGTTgtacaaactgtttttgtcgGTAGGATTGCTATCGGCGAAATAGAAGTCGGTTGGTAGTACCCCATATCTAGTGATTTGTGACGTAGGTTGGTAACGCTAACGTCTTTCTTTGAGGTTTGAATTATAATTTGGACAATAATaacgattgtttaaaaacattttcacgAATCAATTCACGATTGAGACAACTTACACAACGTCCGTATAGGGTTAACGGTTAATGTTATAGGTTAATCTATGTAGTAGATTAGATTATTGGCGGAGTAAGGTGGGAAACGTGACGTCATTGGAGTAAAAAGATAATATAGTATAATATTATTGTTAGGTCGTGAAGGGCGTCAATAGTCGATGgtacaaattatttatgtagtacaaaattagttaaattttcttaataaactattattctatttttttcaaaaattttctgatataagggtactaaaattttacatcatcgaaaagagaaaaaaaatctctatcaaatgagcctaacgaaggGAACATTGccatttcaaaaactttaagtgttattcgttgctcatttgttttctgaaataaaaacaattgaatgctgtaTTATTaaggcaaataaaatattaaataacttttgtataaaatgtttttttataaagttgatacctaccaagatatacagggtgtttaggTGACTCAGGGAATAAATGTAACCAcacgattcgtgtaaaaaaaaattagtaaaagtcctcaaattgcaaagatacaggccatcaaagttaggcaattttaacacatttttctaaatatcttaaacactatttatggtaaagcgttgaaatcCTAGCGATCGGCCCCTGGTATGTGTTGCTATTCCTGATACTAGGTCTGGGTATAATGAATCCAACTCGAGCAAGAAGTGAAGGTGAGTCAATAGTACAATTGACAATGttcgataaaaattttctactaccatcttcatgaaaaattaagttcTTCCAATAACGCAACGTAGTCAACACCTCGCTCCGGATACTGACCaactgttttaaaatgtaagtaTTTTAAGAACCTCTTCTGCACTCTCTCGAGCATGAGCTGGTGAGAACTATAATAAGGATACCAAACCAGAGAACCATATTCCAATTTTGTACGAACAAACGCATAGAAAAGTACTGTTAATGCAGCTACGTTGTTAAATTTTCTACATTGCCTGATGATAAAACTCAATGCACCAGAGGCTGACTTTACTATAGCGTTAACATGGTCTTTGAATTGCAACTGGTCGTCGAATAAGACACCCAAATCTCAAATAGCGCGTTCTCTGCGTATTGCTTCAACTCCTAcacaataattaaaccttaatGGGTTATTACACCTTGTGTAAGATACGACAACGCATTTTGCTATGTTAAGGTCAATTCCATTCTGTATTGACCAGGAACTGATAACGTTCAGATTGCGTTGTAAGATAACACAGTCTTCAGGGGATGTTACACGAGCGAATATCTTTAGGTCATCGGCGTAAGCAAGCACATTACAATCAAGTCATCGTAATAGATCATTCGGATAAACATTGAATAGAAGGGGACCCAGGTTGGAACCCTGTGGAACGCAGTGAACGTATTAGATTTAAAACCGTTGTAGCTCACATAGCAAAGTCTATTGGAGAGGTAAGATGAAATTAAATCCACGAAATCATTGGTAAATCCAAGACTGCAGAGTTTAGAAAGAAGTATTCCATGATCTAATCTATCAAATACCTTTGTAAAATCTGTGTAAATTATATCAACTTGTTCCCgttaaagttttagtttttaagcataaattaaatataaaggtTAAAGGTCTGCTGAGGAAGGGTGCacaatctttaataataaaacttgggAGACCGTCGTCGCCAGCGGTAAAGTCGTTCTTTAATCCTTTCATACAGATTTCTACCTCCTCGATAGAAAATGGAGTAATGTAGAAGGGTCCAGGCCAGTTGACTTGCTGGTAACAGTTACCGATAGTTGTAAGTCCAGGATTGAAGGCTTCAGAAAAGAAGACAGAGAAGGCCTGCACTATTTCCAGGGGATCAGAGATTTCAGAGCCAACAAAGGTCATGCAGCCTGGAATACGCGAATTACCATGTTTCTGATTCACGTAACGCCAGAAATTTTTGGGGTCGGTCAATATACAATTTTCGGTATTCACGAGATAACCCTGATAATCAGAATCTATTGCATCCTTGGATAAACGACGCAACCTAACATATTCATCGTAATATGATAGTTGTTTAGATCTCTTCCACTTCTTAAAGTAGTGCTCCTTCATATTCAATATATGCTTAGTGCTTCCAGTAAACCACACAGGAAATTTCGACGGCGATAAGCAGAATTTGGGTACATGTTTTTCAATAACGTTATAGATATTatagtaaaatttttccacAGCAATATTAATATCCGAGCACATCAATATATCAGACCAGACAACACGACCAATATCGTCATACAATCCACGAAAGTCCGCTTTACGGAAGTTAAAACGAAGGTTGTTATTTGATGGAAACACTATCAAATACGCAGGATGATTAAAGTTTTCAGTAATAAATACTATACAGTAATAAATACTAAGTCGAGTATCCTACCTCTAGAGTTGTAGATATGGTTATGTTGAACTAGGTTTAAAGTATCAACAAAGTtcttcaaaagaaaagatttgCGGTCGAGGCTATTCTCGGACATCACAAAACGGAAGCAATTAAAGTCGCCACAAATTATAATATTCTTTCCAATCAAGCTGATACTAAGCGAATCAAGAAACAGTTCATCCAGCGGAACATCAGGTGGTATGTAtagtgtaataataaatatgctGATCGAGAAATAGACACATTTACCAACAACCACATCAATT
This genomic stretch from Onthophagus taurus isolate NC chromosome 7, IU_Otau_3.0, whole genome shotgun sequence harbors:
- the LOC111428684 gene encoding protein TsetseEP-like, with product MKVVLLSCAVILAAINLVHSEPVGKCPSTMNPETVDFLVDSSDCTVFYKCDWGKPVKYDCPDGLHFNKKLNVCDWPNQAGCEGGNNGGGGDSSEVGSSSSSSEESVEIPEPEPEPEPEPEPEVPSEESKSSESNSQESSEEQPEPEPEPEPEPEPEVPSEESKSSESISQESEEKPEPEPEPEPEVPSEESKSSESNSQESSEKPEPEPEPEPEPEVPSEESKSSESNSQESSEKPEPEPEPEPEPEPERPSEESNSSESGSSGSSDEAKPNKSSEEHSGSGSDESFRFLPKFLQF